Proteins encoded within one genomic window of Pectobacterium araliae:
- the pyrG gene encoding glutamine hydrolyzing CTP synthase produces MTTNYIFVTGGVVSSLGKGIAAASLAAILEARGLNVTIMKLDPYINVDPGTMSPTQHGEVFVTEDGAETDLDLGHYERFIRTKMSRRNNFTTGRIYSDVLRKERRGDYLGATIQVIPHITNAIKERIIEGGEGHDVVLVEIGGTVGDIESLPFLEAIRQMAVQVGREHTLFMHLTLVPYLAAAGEVKTKPTQHSVKELLSIGIQPDVLICRSDRTVPANERAKIALFCNVPEKAVISLKDIDSIYKIPSLLKSQGLDDYICKRFSLNCPEANLSEWEQVVYEEANPGGEVTIGMVGKYVALPDAYKSVIEALKHGGLKNRLTVNIKLIDSQDVETRGVEVLKDLDAILIPGGFGYRGVEGKIMSANYARENNIPYLGICLGMQVALMEFARNVAGMEGANSTEFVPDCKYPVVALITEWRDENGNVEVRDEASDLGGTMRVGGQQCHLTEGSLVRQMYGEQTIIERHRHRYEVNNMLLKQIEAAGLRVAGLSADRKLVEIVELPDHPWFVACQFHPEFTSTPRDGHPLFAGFVKAAGAYQKRQVK; encoded by the coding sequence ATGACAACTAATTATATTTTTGTGACCGGCGGGGTCGTTTCCTCTCTGGGTAAAGGCATTGCCGCAGCCTCTCTGGCGGCTATTCTTGAAGCCCGTGGCCTCAACGTTACCATCATGAAACTGGACCCGTACATCAACGTGGATCCGGGCACGATGAGCCCGACGCAGCACGGTGAAGTGTTTGTCACCGAAGACGGTGCCGAAACCGATCTGGACTTGGGTCACTACGAGCGGTTCATCCGCACCAAAATGTCGCGCCGCAATAACTTCACCACTGGCCGTATTTACTCTGATGTCTTGCGCAAAGAGCGCCGTGGCGACTATCTGGGTGCGACCATTCAGGTGATCCCGCATATCACCAACGCGATTAAAGAACGCATCATTGAAGGTGGCGAAGGCCACGATGTCGTTCTGGTCGAAATCGGCGGTACCGTCGGCGATATCGAATCTTTACCGTTCCTTGAAGCGATTCGGCAGATGGCAGTGCAAGTGGGTCGCGAACACACGCTGTTTATGCACCTGACGCTGGTGCCGTATCTGGCGGCGGCGGGTGAAGTGAAAACTAAGCCAACACAGCACTCCGTTAAAGAACTGCTTTCTATCGGTATTCAGCCTGACGTGCTGATTTGCCGTTCTGACCGCACCGTGCCTGCCAACGAGCGTGCAAAAATTGCTTTATTCTGTAATGTGCCGGAAAAAGCAGTAATATCCCTTAAAGACATTGATTCGATTTATAAAATCCCGTCGCTATTGAAATCACAGGGGCTGGACGATTATATTTGTAAACGATTCAGCTTGAACTGTCCCGAAGCCAACCTGTCAGAATGGGAACAGGTTGTGTATGAAGAAGCCAATCCGGGCGGTGAAGTGACTATCGGTATGGTCGGCAAATATGTTGCGCTGCCGGATGCCTACAAATCCGTTATTGAAGCCCTGAAACACGGCGGGTTGAAGAACCGTCTGACGGTAAATATCAAGCTAATCGACTCACAGGACGTTGAAACCCGTGGTGTTGAAGTATTGAAAGATTTAGACGCGATTCTGATTCCGGGCGGTTTTGGCTATCGCGGCGTCGAAGGGAAAATCATGTCGGCGAATTACGCCCGTGAGAATAATATCCCTTATCTGGGCATTTGCCTGGGGATGCAGGTCGCATTAATGGAATTTGCCCGTAACGTTGCTGGGATGGAAGGGGCAAACTCAACGGAGTTTGTGCCAGACTGTAAGTACCCTGTGGTTGCGTTGATCACGGAATGGCGTGATGAGAACGGTAATGTTGAAGTCCGTGATGAAGCCAGCGATCTGGGCGGCACCATGCGCGTTGGCGGGCAGCAATGCCATCTGACCGAAGGCAGTCTGGTGCGTCAGATGTACGGTGAGCAGACGATTATCGAACGTCACCGTCACCGTTATGAAGTTAACAACATGCTGTTGAAACAGATTGAAGCGGCGGGATTACGGGTTGCTGGTCTTTCCGCCGACCGCAAACTGGTGGAGATTGTCGAGTTACCCGATCATCCTTGGTTCGTTGCCTGTCAATTCCACCCGGAATTCACATCGACACCGCGAGATGGACATCCCCTGTTTGCCGGCTTTGTCAAAGCCGCTGGCGCATACCAGAAGCGTCAGGTGAAGTAA
- the mazG gene encoding nucleoside triphosphate pyrophosphohydrolase, whose protein sequence is MNLSSVERLLAIMKTLRDPENGCPWDKKQTFDTIAPYTLEETYEVLDAISRQDFDDLRGELGDLLFQVVFYAQMAQEKGLFDFSDVCNAISDKLERRHPHIFGDLTLTDSDAVLANWEQTKAQERAEKDRHSPLDDIPDALPALMKAQKIQQRCASVGFDWDSLGPVLDKVYEEIDEVMFEARQAVVDEEKLGEEIGDLLFATVNLSRHLGHKAENALQAANRKFTRRFREVEQIVTASGKTLEQAMLDEMEAAWQQVKKQEIGH, encoded by the coding sequence ATGAATCTATCCTCCGTCGAGCGCCTGCTCGCCATCATGAAAACCCTGCGCGATCCTGAAAATGGTTGTCCGTGGGACAAAAAACAGACTTTTGACACCATTGCGCCTTATACGCTGGAAGAAACGTATGAAGTGCTGGACGCCATCAGCCGTCAGGATTTTGATGATTTGCGCGGTGAGTTAGGGGATTTGCTGTTTCAGGTGGTGTTTTACGCGCAAATGGCGCAGGAAAAGGGCTTGTTCGATTTCTCCGACGTGTGTAACGCCATCAGCGATAAGCTGGAGCGCCGCCATCCGCATATTTTCGGCGATCTGACGCTGACGGACAGCGATGCCGTGCTGGCAAACTGGGAGCAGACCAAAGCGCAGGAACGGGCGGAAAAAGATCGCCACTCGCCGTTGGATGATATTCCTGATGCGCTGCCTGCCTTGATGAAAGCGCAAAAAATTCAGCAGCGTTGTGCCTCTGTTGGCTTCGATTGGGACAGCCTGGGGCCGGTGCTCGATAAAGTGTATGAAGAGATTGATGAGGTGATGTTCGAGGCGCGGCAAGCTGTTGTCGATGAAGAAAAATTAGGTGAAGAGATTGGTGATTTATTGTTCGCTACAGTCAATCTCTCTCGTCATCTGGGACACAAGGCTGAGAATGCGTTACAGGCGGCAAATCGCAAGTTTACGCGTCGTTTTCGTGAGGTAGAACAAATCGTTACGGCATCGGGAAAAACGCTGGAACAGGCGATGCTGGATGAAATGGAAGCCGCATGGCAGCAGGTTAAAAAACAGGAAATAGGCCATTAA